CGGTTCAGAGAATGAATGTTTTCTAATTGTGAGAAATCTTTGACTTTTAAGCTTCTGTCCCTAAAGCACAAACTGACTTGAGACAGATGCCGGGGCTGCTGGAACCTTTGACTTCTTCTGAGGTTCCAGCAGCACCTGGTCTAATATTTGGTCCAACATGGTAAAGATTCTGGTCTGTAAATGACTCTTCCTTATGTAAAGCATGtaaattattcatttgttaGCTAAATAAACTCATCTTTAAATACAGCTGAATATAAAAACCACGACACTGCAacagttcaagaaaaagaacaaagaaagaaatgattACAGAAATATATGGCCTTACCTTTCTGAGCAGATGGATCAGAGGACAAACCCAGCTCACAGGAAAGATAAATGTCACAGGTTTGGAGATGTTCTATCATCTTCTGGCAGGCTTCATTCCCTTTAGGTTTCACAGCGTCGATGAGGGCGCGGGCCTTTTCTTCTGTGGTTGGGTTCCTCTCAAGTATGTCCTTCGTCTCACTGTCATTTAAAACAAGGTCTTCTTCCAGGTGATCTAAGAGCTCTTCAAGGATTTCTAATGAAACCTTCTTCACAAACTTACGGCGAATCTTGAAAATTATTCTTTCTACAGGAAGGAGAAGAGAACAAGTGAAAGTCAGACTTTGGTACTTTCAGTAAAAGCATTGAACATTTCTGGTTTCtggaatttaaaaagaatgtcTGAATCAGGACCATTTGCTGGTACAGTATGGAGagccgttttattcaaaattaaataaatagaaaaataaataaatat
The sequence above is a segment of the Melanotaenia boesemani isolate fMelBoe1 unplaced genomic scaffold, fMelBoe1.pri S9xx2, whole genome shotgun sequence genome. Coding sequences within it:
- the LOC121636118 gene encoding caspase-1-like is translated as RIIFKIRRKFVKKVSLEILEELLDHLEEDLVLNDSETKDILERNPTTEEKARALIDAVKPKGNEACQKMIEHLQTCDIYLSCELGLSSDPSAQKGHGDAGAYPSILTGALQKCQSELKSALKKKFQCVFEGIAKAGNPTLLNQIYTENKKRGPQS